One segment of Erigeron canadensis isolate Cc75 chromosome 2, C_canadensis_v1, whole genome shotgun sequence DNA contains the following:
- the LOC122588927 gene encoding U-box domain-containing protein 62-like — protein MASEETNLALSHHHLPGFRTTHRPGSIPGPDQPAAVSTSNKATRELTGFIDHQHSFFRPESTNEFRQSTYYPPGLARQAWNGKDSGSGSGDGSDENDENNNNVSSNTSGHSSEKDGNVNLNHISSFGSTREVAKVGSEPSGNVLNDARPSLSEYHEHNASHYQNALALVDGNGEVHYSQYPHGVEGSGEGLKNREAEKGCGFSRRKDVFYSGESGESLRTILSDPITGVLMDDAMILPCGHSFSSGGMQHVMKMKACYTCSHPVAEGLVASNLSLQLAVSAFRREEEFRIHHASKRRRERLDQDRSNYSDSMFMDTPRGKSFQFPLSEGDRVIIKGNKRTPERFVGCEAVVTTQCLNGWYVVKTLDNAESIKVQYRSLAKVSDHSSSQPTSSKMTPNWL, from the exons ATGGCTTCTGAAGAAACTAATCTAGCCCTATCACACCATCACCTACCAGGTTTCCGGACCACCCATCGACCCGGGTCTATACCCGGACCCGATCAACCTGCTGCTGTCTCTACTAGCAATAAAGCCACCCGTGAGTTGACCGGATTCATTGATCACCAACACAGTTTTTTCCGACCCGAAAGTACAAATGAGTTCCGGCAGAGTACGTATTACCCGCCCGGTCTGGCTCGACAGGCTTGGAATGGAAAGGATTCGGGCTCCGGTTCGGGTGATGGATCAGATGAAAATGAtgagaataataataatgttagtAGTAATACCAGTGGGCATAGTAGTGAAAAAGATGGAAATGTGAATTTGAATCATATTTCTTCTTTTG GTTCTACCAGGGAAGTAGCAAAGGTAGGAAGTGAACCTTCAGGAAATGTTTTAAATGATGCAAGACCGAGTTTAAGCGAGTATCATGAGCATAACGCAAGTCATTACCAGAATGCTCTTGCACTTGTGGACGGTAATGGTGAAGTACACTATTCACAGTATCCTCATGGTGTTGAAGGTTCAGGAGAAGGGCTTAAAAATAGGGAGGCTGAAAAGGGTTGTGGGTTTAGTAGAAGAAAGGATGTTTTTTATTCAGGTGAATCCGGGGAATCACTGAGAACAATACTATCAGATCCTATAAC AGGGGTACTTATGGATGATGCTATGATATTGCCTTGTGGCCATTCATTCAGTAGTGGTGGAATGCAGCATGTTATGAAGATG aaggCATGTTACACTTGTTCGCACCCTGTAGCAGAAGGTTTGGTTGCTTCAAATCTAT CTCTGCAATTGGCTGTTTCGGCATTTCGCAGGGAGGAAGAGTTTCGAATTCACCATGCAtccaaaagaagaagagagagaTTAGACCAG GACAGGAGTAATTACAGTGATTCCATGTTCATGGACACACCAAGAGGGAAAAGTTTTCAATTTCCGTTATCAGAGGGTGACCGTGTTATTATCAAG GGGAACAAGAGGACACCAGAGCGTTTTGTTGGTTGCGAGGCTGTTGTCACAACCCAGTGTTTAAATGGATG GTACGTTGTGAAGACCCTGGATAATGCAGAGAGCATTAAAGTGCAATATCGCTCATTAGCCAAGGTTTCCGACCATTCATCATCACAACCAACCTCAAGTAAGATGACACCAAATTGGCTCTAG